atttacaatgctttttttaaatagaaatatttaaaaaaagaacagcattgatgtttaacaaatgtcttttttgatcaatttaatgcaccattACTGAAAAAACTACTTTCTTTTATCCTTCAACAAAAATAACGTCTACAAACGTTAACATTACTTGAATACCTAATAATAGTACAGATGGCTTGAACAGAGTACACTGTGATGAAGGGCGTACCTCCTCATCCTCAGGATCAACCTCGTCTGGGTCAGTTGTGTTGAGGGACGCCGTGGGCTTGTGCCAGGCCAAGCGCAGCTCCTGATTATTTAACCGAACGCCGTGGACGGCCGCCTGAGGAACAGAGCTGAAGTTTAGACTCTGCATGAAGCcgtgcatgtactgtatgtgtctaCTGATGTTTATGGGTAATGTCAGCACCTGTTCCGCCTCTGCACGGCTTTTGTATGTAATGATGGCACTAAGACTAGAATCCTGCATCTGGCAATCTTCAATCTCCCCGTATCGCTGGAGGTTAGCGGGAGAACCGGTTAGGACTCAGAGACATACCTCATAACAGTGTGATGCAACACACCCTTTAGAGTTACTCACTGCGAAGTGTGGGAGCAGGTCGACTCGATCGGCCTCAGTGAAACCGCTGATCTCTAAAGCTCGGGGTCGATGATCCACCGTGGTGTGAGTTGGGACTCCTCTCCCGCGTCCTCGGCTCCTCAGGGACCCCCGACCCCTGCTGTGGGCCCCCCTCCCACGTCCTGGGGTCAGCAGCCCCCTTTTGGCAGCCTGAATGAAGACATCTCATATAAGCTTACAGAGTTTAAGTAGCACTACAGTGCCACTCAGTGGAAGAAATGAGAATGAGTTTCCTGTTCTGAACCCATTCACTGCTTGAATAAAACTTCATTTCTCATGctattagcactgcatcatttcTGGATTGACAATCATATTTAAATGCAGGTAAtgtaatgtgtgtttttatttctcaaaagaaCTCACTTAGCTACAACATTTTGTTTAATtgtcatatatatttttactaaatatttttatactGGTTCAATGGTGCTTATAGGCAAATATGATTTTAAACAATTCTTTTGGGGTTCATTTAAGTAATCCCTATGTCTAAATTTCCATTTtttaaatgctgatttttttagCAGTGTTATTTCAGCATCATTGAGATACTAGAACAGCTTTTATTGATACTTTAATAAGTTTGtgacatttaacttttttttttgtacttttgtaatgtatatttattctataatatgtttttcattatattaaataattatatttatttcagttgtaaTTGTAGTTACTTTTGcacattaaactaaattaaaatgagcaaTATTGCATCTGCAAATAGCCAacataagtattttatttcatgtatttttaggttttaattttAGCTTCAGTCAGATAGCTATAATGTTTTGTAGCAAACTATTGTACATCATGTACTTTATAACAATAACTTTTCTAGCCAGTCCATgcctttttcatatttttttgagcTATATACAGATTGTAAATTCAGAATAAATACTAAATGTGCCATATTCTAGTTACAAGAATTAAAGTAAGAACATAAACGTGCTCAAGAATACAGCTTCTTGTCTCTTTGTGAAATACCTCCAACTGCAGCTGAGTGTATTTGATCTTGAGTTCAGCAGTGTCCTCTCCTGCCTGCACTTTCTTGTAAAGGTCCAACTCTGTGTCCAGGAGCTCCTTTTGAGCCTGAAAACGGAGAGGTATCATATAGGCTACACATGCAGAAAACTTCACTTGTTGTTTGTTGTGCTTTGGGACGGTGTGTGTACCTGAGCTTTGCTCTTGAGTGTGGTCTTGAGGGCATTAGCGCTGGACAGTCCCTTCATCTCCTCCTGTAGTTTGGTGATGCTGTTGGTGAAGGTGGCGAGGGTCTGCATGATCAGAGCTTTATCCTCAGCCTTCATGGACCGGTTCTTCTCCAGCTTAGATATCAGCAGCTGAAGACACACACAGCTCTCAGTCGTTTATGAACACAGTCATTCATTTCTCTATCCCTAAATCAAACCTGCTGATATTAGAAGTGAAACTTTTTATGAGTTTGTTAAACAGCACGGATCAATTAATGTGCTCTCACAAGACTGTCTACCAAATACTGGTTTCCTTCACTAGTTAGTAAGCTGTGACAATAACAAAAAGCCATTTTCGAGACTTTTTATAACAACTTTAtgcacatttataaacattttatctagtgctgtcaaatgattaatcgcatctaaaataaaagtttttgtttacatagtgtgtgtgtatgtttattatgtatataaagcacgtatatatttatattcatataaaatcatatataaatgtaatatataaacaaaatttttcttaaacatatacatacatacatacatgtgtgtatttatatatccaAAATGAATAGACACAATACACACGCatatgtgtgtaaaaaaataaaaaataaaaaattaattttgctgcttcatatttttgtggaaagagttgaaaatttttttcaggattccttgataaaaagaaaactcaaaagtatagcatttatttcacaaaataagtcttttgtaacattataaatgtctatattGAATAAAATCATTCCCAAACGTTTAAACGGTGGTGTACTTTTTAACTTTAACTCATTAAGAGAGCATCACATAGGAAACAATGAGCATCTCTCTAATTAACATAATAAATGAACAAGACAAAGGGACAACAATTAAATACACACCTTCTGGGTCTGAATGTGCTTCTCCAAAATCTCCTGTTTCTTTTTCCGAACATCCTGTTGAAGCTTCAGCGCCTCCTGGTGGAGAATGACAGGACCACATTTACAATAGTTCAACACCAATATAAAACATGTGACTTGAAGGTTGCTTTTCCCAGCACACTGAAACAAACCCGTTTCCTTTTCAGGGCATCTTCTGCGCTGACAGAGGTGCTCCCAAACGGCGCTCCCTTCTGGCCAGCTTTCAGTGCAGCTGGGTTATAAACAGTCTTCGTCAGGCCAGTAGATGTGGaaaagacctaaaaaaaaaaaaaaaaggagggaaagattttacattatgtataaatgtaaaaggGTCTCAAAAGAAGCCAGTGGGCCACAATAAGATGGCACTGCTGAATGCATACTCTACACAAACAAATAATCAGGCCCTTGATGTGGAAGTGGGAGGTTTAGAAGCTGAAACATGGACTAGACTTAAAGCCTCACTATGAAAACAAACCTTTCCTCCAAGGCCCGCTGGTTTAGAGAGGCCCAGACGCTCCTTCACTGAAGCCTTGACTGTATTCTGTAGAGAACAGGAACACAGAGACATGCTGAGATCTGAGACCACAGAGAcaaagcacaaacacaaacacgcaTGATCAGGAAGTGTTTGAGGCACACATTCACCTGTGGAGCGCCGCCGGGGTCGTGGGAGGGTTCAGGCAGGGGTCCGAGCCGGTCTTTCACTGACTGCTTCGGTGCGGTCATCACAGACTCCTGGGCTGTCTGGATGCCCTACAGACAACAGACATGACTCCAACAATCAGATTTCACAGCTGGAACCATCCCATATATGATACTGATGATGCACTGATCGTGATGTTTGCTTCATACACTCAGCGGTCAGATCATGCacaataaaatgacttttttgccctaaaaagaaatgtaaataatcaATATGTAGCCACGGTTGATTAAcgagtagagatgttccgataccctttttctcttcccgataccgattccgatacctgggctcagggtatcggccgataccgagtactgatccgatacctgggtgtatatctgtatatacagctgtatatactactagccctgtgtaaattgctagaatttttttatggtgtgcttcagacagatccctcaataaaacatgaacaaatacatggtgaactactgtatttattacagtatttttattatctaacatgaatttgacagtattatttattttcttatgcaaaaaagaacttcaaatgcagccaaaaatctaacaccgcaaactaaaaaaggtatttaagttttacaatataactgtataaaaaaactgcaacaaataagtctaggaatataaaaaaagatctattaatcagataatctctaacaagtaaaaaacaagtaaaaaacaagcaaccatctaggcataattattattattatagagatgtattattattactgtaggctacaacagtagctttatatattgtcaatttactcatgtaaaccaaacatttattttaatgggctgccatgaagatctttgagtgtctgtgtttatgatatgacagtattctcaaatgaaacggtaaattctcatgaagtgacggtttatgcgttcgtgtcctcatgacacacagcagactacaaaacagcgagctctcgcgcatctgtgccagtcacccacagagatgtagattttgcgggagtaatatttaaatagtattttgcagtttaatattcacagacactagtatatattcggctactgtctggagccctgcgctttgacttacacggaagcgactgaacgcagttgccggtactgaatatactcgagagtctgtaactaccggtactacagagacatactgctaaccactgatctataatatagaagcggcttcactgtcttttggcagtttagaatgtgatgagtgatccagtcatatatagatcagggctgctaacgcgttttcatttcttcttcgctgctctaaacaggggttgcttgtggcaacacagcacaacttcctgtgttttcaatgcattttgagcagcgaagaagaaccgtgcagcggttaggcaaagcttgcggtcataactaggtcttttttaagaaaatggtatcggatcggtatatgggttcatgtactcgccgatgccgatgccagaatttgttgtggtatcggagatatttccgatactagtatcggaatcggaacaactctattaACGAGTGAACTGTTCATTGTAGTTTTCAATTTGTTTTCTGTTCATGAGTGatttttaatttctaaaacaTTATAATAGGAGCACAGAACAAGAAGTCATTggtgaaaatgtataaatacatttttaacacatttaagtTCAAATAAATTTTcgaataatgttatttaatataaatatgaattgtaTTGCTGAGACTGCTCTGTgcatgtaaaataacaaatatttaaatctttTAGTTATTATACTCAATTATAAGCACTGAGATTAATGTTAATTACAGTCTTGAAATTTAAGTGTTAATATAACCAATGATAATTTTATAAGTGCATTAATAATCATTGATAAACATAAtagtgataaatataaaaatgtattattttataaaaattgtgATGCGTCTTACTCTCTTAATATTAAATGGTGATAAATCAAAAATAGTGATCTGTTATTTACtccttaaaagaaaaaatatttaccatctttaaattgtaataaatgtatttaaaagttactttagttatttttaaataaaatatgcatttaataaatacagtaaaatatgtattaaatcaattaaatatacatttttaatgccaTTGGTCTCTAAGAAAATTTAGTTTGAGCACTAATTGTTCAGTTTCCTGTCTGATTTGATACCGGATGTGGAGTGTTGTGTGTGTCCTCTCTGTGCCAGTGCACTCTGATGAAGCGGTTGTTGAGCACTGCCTCTGTGCTCTGCATGGCCCGCTTGGCTTCTTCAGGAGAGGCGAACTGGATGAGCGCCCCCTCTGGGTCATTATTATATGCCACCTGAACCAGAGGAAACGAGCTTAGAACATCTTTACAATTATGAACATCATATCACAAATGTTGACTTTTAACCGTTGCAGTACCTGTAGATTGACGATGGTGCCAAACTTGCTGAAGTGCTCGTTTAGTTTGCTGATGTTGTTGAGCTCAGGAGGAATCTGACGGATGGCCAGTTTGGTGTTTGCTGAACAGTAGGGCACTTTCCTGTGAAAGCCGTGGTGGTTTGGTTTGTTGAAGTTTGGTCTGTAGAGCGAACAGAAACATGCACACTGAGGTCAAATGTAAGTAATGAAACTAAAATGCATGCAACACAAAACAATGGATACTTGTTTGtgtggattcaagaatttgaagAGATACATTTCAATAAACCTCTTTAGGAAGACTGCATTCATATTCAAATATATGCACCCTTTTATGTATCCATTTCACcagaaaattataattaaatgtaattttatttctcaaaTTCCGGATTTTAAAAGGATAAAATGTTTGATTGACTCTTACTTGTCAAACCAGGGTTTCTTTGCAGGAATCGCTCCATCATGCAGTCCCGCTCCTCTCTTCCTGGAGTCTGATTCTAAAACTATCCGAGCGCTGTTACTGTTTGACATTTTCTCTAaaagaatcacacacacaaaaaagggaAGTAAAGgacaagaaaatgtgaaaaggATGCATTTCAATTGCACATGAAGAGAAAAAGGTAAATTCCTGAAGAGCTGGTTTAACAGAGAGGCCTGGGCTCACGGTTACCTCGAGGAGGCAGATCCACTTCTCCCATGGTCAGACCAATCAGATTGGGCCGCTGAGCGTTGACTCGATGTCTGTACATGGGCCTTGAGGTCATGCTGGgggcttcaggattatacacctCTGGCTCAAATGAATCTATGCATCATAAAAACAATGATGGATGTAATTCCAGAATTATGAAATGACTAGTagtagcattttattttgtttatatactaccattcaaaaatttggggtgaGAATGATTCGTTttgaaaatgtatacttttattcacctgggatgcattgaattgatcaaaagtgactataaagaccatttcaatgttacaaaatatttctatttcaaattaatgctgtaaTCCTCACATGAGTCAGTTAGAATATGTCTAGTTGAGTCATCGTTGCATTCCTGTATCAGACATGAGGCATTCATGCGCACTCACCTGAAGTGAAGAGAGGGGGAGGAGGCTGGCTGATGGGAGGCCGGACACCTGACGTCACTATAGTGGGCACAGAGCTGGTGATGGAGTTTGGTGGAGCATCCATACCAGAGGGCTGCAGGGCAGGAAGCGGAGGAGGAGGACCTGAAAGAGAGAGGAAATGagcatttataacattaaaatgaacaatcttgACCTAGGAaaaatgattttcatacctgCTACAGGTGGAAGACTGGGTGGCATGGTGCCCGGTGGGGGCACAGGTGGTCTGAGGTTCACTGGTGGAGTCAGGTGTGAGTGGGGGGGCGGCAGGCCTGGAGGAGGTGGGCAGTCTACTCCAGGAAGAGGAGGTGGCTGGAAAGGAAGTATGCTGGGAAGATTAACGTCCTCCACCACCACTGGATCACTTCCGTGATCGAAAGGGCACATGTCTCCTCGCATACAGAAGCCTTTTTCTGTCGAGACACAGAATCAGGACGTTACTGACTTAAAGATTAAAGGTTAGTCTGTAGCATACACGGTTCACTGATTAGAGAGGGAAAACCGTACCATCATAGTCACGACAGCGTTTCCTCGGTGGGCCGCCTCTGCCGAAGGGCGCGTGGTCCTGTGGGAACTCTGACCAGCTCTCAGTGGTGGTGTTCCCATGGTGGGTGGGGGCGAGGACAGTGATGGTGCTACTGAGGGTGGGCACAGGGAAATGAGTAGAGGGGATGCCGGGTGTGAGAGGCGCAGCGGTGTAGACATCGGTGCTCGCGGCCTCCTGACGTTCTGGACGACTGTGCTCGTACTTTGGCTTTCCAGAATCTCGCTCTAGAAGAGCAAGAAAAGCATTCAACTGTAAATGTTGTGAAAATGTGTGgggctttttttatttcaatgcaaGAAAGTATATTACAGTTAAAAAGGGGTCCGTTTTTTTTGtacaattcatacttttatttagcaaggatttactatactgatcaaaagtgacaaacacattcacaatgttacaaaagattgacatttcaaataaatactgtttctctttttactttcttaaaaaaatactgcaaataATTTCAGAAGCATGTCAATCAGAATCATTTCAGAAGTATAAAAtatatggaaaatatatatatattttagcttgtgttaatattttacagcattacGGTTTAATACGgttgaccctggatcacaaaatcagtcttaagtgtcaatttttcaagctttccattgatgtatggtttgttatgataggacattATTTGGCCGAtacacaactatttgaatatctggaatctgtgtgttcaaaaaaataataatttaattgagaaaattgccttgaagtccttagcaatgcacattgctaattaaaaaaagtttttatatgtttacggatgtaaatgtacaaaatatcttcatggaacatgatctttacttaatatcctaatgatttttggcataaaagaaaaatcgataattttgaccctaacaatttatttttggtcattgctacaaatacaccccagagacttaggactttttgtgctccagggtcatatatattttcaatcaaataaattcttcaaattattattattatgttttttacttaaatatataagaTCTAAACTACTGGTTTTGGCTCAAGTATGTTAGGTAGAAATATTCCATGCGGTCTCTAATAATATGAGCAAAACATAGGCACTTATAAATCTGTTTTAGACGAAGCATAGCAAAAAGTATTTCATGTCAACCCCATGcattaaaaatctaatttgagtATAAAGCAAGGTAACAGTGGCGTCTCACCTCTGCTTCTGCTTCTAGAGGGACTGCGTGTGCGAGATCGTGATCGTGTGCGGTCTCGCTCTCTGTCCCGATCTCGGTCTCTCTCCCGGTCACGAGGGCGCTCCTTACTCCAGCTGCGACTGCGACTGCGTTCTCTCCTGCGGTTATAACGCTCCCTGTACGAGTCCCTTCTGGGAGGGTTACGCTCATACTCTCTCTTCCTGGAGCGGTCATCTTTCTTGTGGTCGTCTACTCTCCTGTCATTTTATTGGAATAGAGGAGAAAATATGAGGATAGTTAACAAGGTGGCTTAAGAAATGTGCACATGCGTGACATTTTGGGAAAGTTAAATCTTCTATGTTATATTTGATGTGATTCCCACCTGCTGTCTCGGCTGTATCTGGAGCCAGACGGAGGACTGTGGTTTATTCTCCTGGAGAATTTCTTTTCTCGATCCTCTTCTCGGCCGGGCTGCTGATGCAAAACCAACCACagaaatcattactccagtcttcagtgtcacatgatctttcagaaatcattctaatgtgatggtttgctgctcaagaaacatgtctcgttatgttgtaaacagttatgctgcttgaCAATTTGTATTTCCTCGATGAAAAGAAattccaaaagaacagcatttctttcaaataatggACAATGTGATTGTTTTGTGTCACCTCATCTCTCTTTGTTTCATCTTTCTCCGTGCGCTGGTGAGTTTCAGTTCTGCTTGCGGACGTCGGCTGCTCTGGTTGAGGTAGATAACTCTTTGCATTCACAGCTTCAAAAAGTCTATCCACAAATGTCTGCGTTTCTGCAAGCAAAAGCACTAGATTGTTAACAGCTTCAGAGATTCAGCACTAGCTGTCTTAGAAGAGGCATGGAATTGAAGTATCTGTTATGCAAATCATGTCTAAAAGGGACGTTGATATCATCCTACTAGTTAATGACCTTCATGTGGTTTGAGCAAAAGAACTGCACGAATTCAGATCATTAATGGAGTTGAATTATACCTTTCTGAAGGAATACATCCAGCTGGTCAATGCATAGTGCTTTCAGCTCCTTCTCCGATTTTTCTTTCTTCAACAAAGCAACCACATATTTGGCAAGAGCAGAAGGGTCAGCATCACATCTGCAGGACAGACACATACACTTCAGTTGCATTAAACCCAAATGATGCTCAGCCAGACATAATGATCggttcattattaaaaaaaaaaaaaaaaaaaaaaaaaaaaaaaatatatatatatatatatatatatttaaaatatataactttagaGCAAGGTTAGTATTCATCTGTATAATAGATACAACTCACAACTGTTGGTAATTCGTGATTACTAATTTAATAGGATAACCAAGTACAAGCAGCATTACAGTCAATAGAATGTAAGTGCATTTGTCAATAATAAAGTCAATAAAACCAAAGCCACCGACATTCAGGGAGATCTGAATCATTTTGCTAGCATCATTTCAACGCACTGTGCAGCAGCAGCATCACTTACATGGGTTCAAGAGTCTTTGAGAGCCACGTCTTCAAGGCCTCGAGGTTTTCAATGATCATTTTTCAGAGGGCTGTTTTTTTCTGCAGTTATGCCCCTGTGAGAGTCACCAACTCTCGCAGAGAGTTTACAGTCTGAACCAAGCGTAGTGTGTTTGTGCTGTCAGgcctcaatcactcactcactcactcactcaccgccCTCATAAACTCCGACTGGAATATCGCATCTAATTGTACACCAGCCAGAGCAGACAGACGGTAACGGTGAGCTCTGATGCGGCTTTTACTTAAGGCGTTGTCGGGGATGGTTTCTGTGCGCATGGGAATGAACTTGTCCGCCACACTTCCAGCTCTTTCTTACTTTCCAGAAATGGCGACTGTTTACTCTCGCGGGCAAATCTCGCGAGAGTCCGCCACAGCACACAGTCACTTCCAGAGTTTCTTAAAGGGGCCGCTGCGGTTTGAAGGCAGCGTCATCAAATTTTACAAAACAgatactgtatgaaaaaaaaagtgttttataaaaaaaaaataagaaacagtTTTAAAATTAGATTACATTGGTTCGAAATATAttcacaaataacaaaaataattagtaATACTAACGTTTATTAGtttcttttataatataattagtaaATTTGTTTATGACATATACCCTTGTAGTGTTCTAATGTTCTTTATTAATTTTACTATTGTCTGTTATtttacaaaacacaaataaatacttaaaataatgtatttgtatCGAACATGGTTCTGTTTCACACTAAAATATATTtgtcatatactgtattttttaattaaaataaattaaggatGCAGCAGAAGCATACACTGACtcctaaataaaattatacatgatAGTGTAAATATTCAATGTGATTAATTTTGATGTTATAACATAAcagtaacatattttattatatagttgGCAAACAACTTTAAAGTAAACACGTCAGTGACTTTTCAACAGGGCTTTAATGATAAATCTTCACGTATAACAAAGCTGTTTCTCTGTACAGATCAAGGAGACATTTAAAACAGTTTCTTACAATTATTTGTACCTGGAAAGTGCACAAAAATACAAttcataaacagaaataaaaatcatGCTGTACATTTCATACTGGATTCATAAATAAGCACAGATACACACACGTCCATTAGTGACGACTTAATCAAAAGCAGCTCAGTAAGTCACAGGTCTGATATGACGGAGGAGTCGCTGTTGAAGTTTGACTGGCTGTCCACAGGGATCACGAAAGGTCACGCTGTAGAGTACTAATTTGCATgaccacagaataaaaaaggcACTCCATTCATTTAATTAAAGGAAGACACAGACATGTGAATAAAAACAGCCACCCCAGGGATTTACATTACATGGACAGTCTATGCAAAGAAAACCAAAGCATTCATTTAGATCTCTTGGTATAACTTATTTCCAAAAAGCCAGTAAATGCACTGAGCAATAGGAAATGAACATAAACTTCAGCATTATAGCAAAGTAAAGCACATATATGGAAGAACATACAACACACAAAACATCCTGATAAACACATCTGCATTGTGGTATTAGTATCTTCACATCACTTCATAAGTTTCCAAACAACCGTCCTTTAGTAAACAAGTGAGACATTAGAAAAAGAGAATTAAAACAAACACAGACTAAACCAAGTAAGTatagtttccaccaaaatatcaGTTTTA
This genomic stretch from Carassius gibelio isolate Cgi1373 ecotype wild population from Czech Republic chromosome B6, carGib1.2-hapl.c, whole genome shotgun sequence harbors:
- the rbm26 gene encoding RNA-binding protein 26 isoform X3, with the translated sequence MIIENLEALKTWLSKTLEPICDADPSALAKYVVALLKKEKSEKELKALCIDQLDVFLQKETQTFVDRLFEAVNAKSYLPQPEQPTSASRTETHQRTEKDETKRDEPGREEDREKKFSRRINHSPPSGSRYSRDSRRVDDHKKDDRSRKREYERNPPRRDSYRERYNRRRERSRSRSWSKERPRDRERDRDRDRERDRTRSRSRTRSPSRSRSRERDSGKPKYEHSRPERQEAASTDVYTAAPLTPGIPSTHFPVPTLSSTITVLAPTHHGNTTTESWSEFPQDHAPFGRGGPPRKRCRDYDEKGFCMRGDMCPFDHGSDPVVVEDVNLPSILPFQPPPLPGVDCPPPPGLPPPHSHLTPPVNLRPPVPPPGTMPPSLPPVAGPPPPLPALQPSGMDAPPNSITSSVPTIVTSGVRPPISQPPPPLFTSDSFEPEVYNPEAPSMTSRPMYRHRVNAQRPNLIGLTMGEVDLPPREKMSNSNSARIVLESDSRKRGAGLHDGAIPAKKPWFDKPNFNKPNHHGFHRKVPYCSANTKLAIRQIPPELNNISKLNEHFSKFGTIVNLQVAYNNDPEGALIQFASPEEAKRAMQSTEAVLNNRFIRVHWHREDTHNTPHPGIQTAQESVMTAPKQSVKDRLGPLPEPSHDPGGAPQNTVKASVKERLGLSKPAGLGGKVFSTSTGLTKTVYNPAALKAGQKGAPFGSTSVSAEDALKRKREALKLQQDVRKKKQEILEKHIQTQKLLISKLEKNRSMKAEDKALIMQTLATFTNSITKLQEEMKGLSSANALKTTLKSKAQAQKELLDTELDLYKKVQAGEDTAELKIKYTQLQLEAAKRGLLTPGRGRGAHSRGRGSLRSRGRGRGVPTHTTVDHRPRALEISGFTEADRVDLLPHFARYGEIEDCQMQDSSLSAIITYKSRAEAEQAAVHGVRLNNQELRLAWHKPTASLNTTDPDEVDPEDEEFPADSLVDDSLLQDDDEEEDDNESRSWRR
- the rbm26 gene encoding RNA-binding protein 26 isoform X2, translating into MIIENLEALKTWLSKTLEPICDADPSALAKYVVALLKKEKSEKELKALCIDQLDVFLQKETQTFVDRLFEAVNAKSYLPQPEQPTSASRTETHQRTEKDETKRDEQPGREEDREKKFSRRINHSPPSGSRYSRDSRRVDDHKKDDRSRKREYERNPPRRDSYRERYNRRRERSRSRSWSKERPRDRERDRDRDRERDRTRSRSRTRSPSRSRSRERDSGKPKYEHSRPERQEAASTDVYTAAPLTPGIPSTHFPVPTLSSTITVLAPTHHGNTTTESWSEFPQDHAPFGRGGPPRKRCRDYDEKGFCMRGDMCPFDHGSDPVVVEDVNLPSILPFQPPPLPGVDCPPPPGLPPPHSHLTPPVNLRPPVPPPGTMPPSLPPVAGPPPPLPALQPSGMDAPPNSITSSVPTIVTSGVRPPISQPPPPLFTSDSFEPEVYNPEAPSMTSRPMYRHRVNAQRPNLIGLTMGEVDLPPREKMSNSNSARIVLESDSRKRGAGLHDGAIPAKKPWFDKPNFNKPNHHGFHRKVPYCSANTKLAIRQIPPELNNISKLNEHFSKFGTIVNLQVAYNNDPEGALIQFASPEEAKRAMQSTEAVLNNRFIRVHWHREDTHNTPHPGIQTAQESVMTAPKQSVKDRLGPLPEPSHDPGGAPQNTVKASVKERLGLSKPAGLGGKVFSTSTGLTKTVYNPAALKAGQKGAPFGSTSVSAEDALKRKREALKLQQDVRKKKQEILEKHIQTQKLLISKLEKNRSMKAEDKALIMQTLATFTNSITKLQEEMKGLSSANALKTTLKSKAQAQKELLDTELDLYKKVQAGEDTAELKIKYTQLQLEAAKRGLLTPGRGRGAHSRGRGSLRSRGRGRGVPTHTTVDHRPRALEISGFTEADRVDLLPHFARYGEIEDCQMQDSSLSAIITYKSRAEAEQAAVHGVRLNNQELRLAWHKPTASLNTTDPDEVDPEDEEFPADSLVDDSLLQDDDEEEDDNESRSWRR
- the rbm26 gene encoding RNA-binding protein 26 isoform X1, with product MIIENLEALKTWLSKTLEPICDADPSALAKYVVALLKKEKSEKELKALCIDQLDVFLQKETQTFVDRLFEAVNAKSYLPQPEQPTSASRTETHQRTEKDETKRDEQQPGREEDREKKFSRRINHSPPSGSRYSRDSRRVDDHKKDDRSRKREYERNPPRRDSYRERYNRRRERSRSRSWSKERPRDRERDRDRDRERDRTRSRSRTRSPSRSRSRERDSGKPKYEHSRPERQEAASTDVYTAAPLTPGIPSTHFPVPTLSSTITVLAPTHHGNTTTESWSEFPQDHAPFGRGGPPRKRCRDYDEKGFCMRGDMCPFDHGSDPVVVEDVNLPSILPFQPPPLPGVDCPPPPGLPPPHSHLTPPVNLRPPVPPPGTMPPSLPPVAGPPPPLPALQPSGMDAPPNSITSSVPTIVTSGVRPPISQPPPPLFTSDSFEPEVYNPEAPSMTSRPMYRHRVNAQRPNLIGLTMGEVDLPPREKMSNSNSARIVLESDSRKRGAGLHDGAIPAKKPWFDKPNFNKPNHHGFHRKVPYCSANTKLAIRQIPPELNNISKLNEHFSKFGTIVNLQVAYNNDPEGALIQFASPEEAKRAMQSTEAVLNNRFIRVHWHREDTHNTPHPGIQTAQESVMTAPKQSVKDRLGPLPEPSHDPGGAPQNTVKASVKERLGLSKPAGLGGKVFSTSTGLTKTVYNPAALKAGQKGAPFGSTSVSAEDALKRKREALKLQQDVRKKKQEILEKHIQTQKLLISKLEKNRSMKAEDKALIMQTLATFTNSITKLQEEMKGLSSANALKTTLKSKAQAQKELLDTELDLYKKVQAGEDTAELKIKYTQLQLEAAKRGLLTPGRGRGAHSRGRGSLRSRGRGRGVPTHTTVDHRPRALEISGFTEADRVDLLPHFARYGEIEDCQMQDSSLSAIITYKSRAEAEQAAVHGVRLNNQELRLAWHKPTASLNTTDPDEVDPEDEEFPADSLVDDSLLQDDDEEEDDNESRSWRR